The proteins below come from a single Streptococcus hyointestinalis genomic window:
- a CDS encoding S1C family serine protease, whose translation MKSIATFFKGWGKWLVVIIIGFIGGILGALIILQTPLGSNSSSNSTTVAGKVVYNNSNSTTKAVEKVQGAVVSVINYQKTQSSSSDLYGRLFGGDSQNSQDNSSSSDTTDNGLSVNGEGSGVIYKKDGDTAYLVTNNHVIDGAQQIEIQLSDGTKVVGELVGADTYSDLAVVKIKSSKVKDITVAEFANSSTIKVGETAIAIGSPLGTDYANSVTQGIVSSLSRTVTTTNDSGQTISTNAIQTDAAINPGNSGGPLINIEGQVIGINSSKISSTSSSSLSSGDSVEGMGFAIPSNDVVKIINQLEKNGQVTRPALGISMTDLSSLSTSAISQLNIPTSVTNGVVVASVQSGMPASGKLEKYDVITEIDGEAVTSTSDLQSLLYDHSIGDTIKVTFYRGTTKKTVDIKLTKSSKDLTSSSSSASE comes from the coding sequence ATGAAGTCTATCGCAACATTTTTCAAAGGTTGGGGAAAATGGTTGGTCGTGATTATCATCGGGTTTATCGGTGGTATTCTAGGAGCACTTATTATCCTACAAACCCCTCTTGGTTCTAACTCCAGCTCAAACTCAACAACAGTTGCTGGTAAGGTGGTCTATAATAATTCAAATAGCACTACTAAGGCGGTCGAAAAAGTGCAAGGAGCTGTTGTTTCGGTTATCAATTACCAAAAAACACAAAGTTCTAGCTCAGATTTGTACGGACGACTTTTTGGCGGTGATAGTCAAAATAGCCAAGACAATAGCTCAAGCTCTGATACTACAGATAACGGCTTGTCTGTTAATGGTGAAGGGTCTGGTGTCATCTACAAGAAAGACGGTGATACTGCTTACCTCGTTACCAATAACCACGTTATTGACGGTGCTCAGCAAATCGAGATTCAGCTCTCAGATGGCACAAAAGTTGTTGGTGAATTAGTCGGTGCGGATACTTACTCTGACCTTGCTGTCGTTAAGATTAAATCAAGTAAAGTGAAGGATATTACCGTTGCTGAATTTGCTAATTCTTCTACCATCAAAGTCGGTGAAACAGCTATCGCTATCGGAAGCCCTCTTGGTACAGACTATGCCAACTCTGTAACGCAAGGTATCGTCTCAAGTCTTAGCCGTACCGTGACAACAACTAATGACAGCGGACAAACCATCTCAACAAACGCTATCCAAACCGATGCCGCTATCAACCCAGGGAACTCTGGTGGTCCTCTCATCAATATCGAAGGACAAGTCATCGGTATCAACTCAAGTAAGATTTCAAGCACATCATCATCTAGTCTATCAAGTGGGGACTCTGTCGAAGGTATGGGATTTGCCATTCCATCAAACGATGTCGTTAAAATCATCAACCAGCTTGAAAAGAACGGTCAAGTCACCCGTCCAGCTCTTGGTATCTCCATGACGGACCTTAGCAGCCTATCAACAAGCGCCATCAGCCAGCTCAATATCCCAACAAGTGTGACAAATGGTGTTGTGGTAGCTTCTGTACAATCTGGTATGCCTGCTAGCGGTAAACTTGAAAAATACGATGTCATCACTGAAATTGACGGTGAAGCCGTTACTTCAACAAGTGATCTCCAAAGTCTCCTTTACGACCATAGCATCGGAGATACTATCAAGGTTACCTTCTACCGTGGAACAACTAAGAAAACCGTTGACATTAAACTGACAAAATCAAGTAAAGATTTGACCTCAAGTTCTAGCTCTGCTAGCGAGTGA